In one Motacilla alba alba isolate MOTALB_02 chromosome 7, Motacilla_alba_V1.0_pri, whole genome shotgun sequence genomic region, the following are encoded:
- the STK17B gene encoding serine/threonine-protein kinase 17B isoform X2: protein MQHPLELRGRCAVVRKCVAKSTGQEYAAKFLKKRRRGQDCKAEIVHEIAVLELMKSNPRIVNLHEVYETANEIILVLEYAAGGEIFDLCVPDLDDRIGERDIVRLIRQILEGLCCLHENNIVHLDLKPQNILLSSINPLGDVKIVDFGMSRKLENSNELRQIMGTTEYLAPEILNYDPITTATDMWNIGVISYMLLTQESPFVGADIQETYLNISQVNVDYSEETFSSVSQPAKDFIQKLLIKNPEDRPTAADCLSHSWLQQGELTLLCSPEEICCSSQLPGHTAKCSEDWSVKSSCNGSCSDKEDKENIPEDSSTLSKRFRFDDSLQYPQDFVTDFVC from the exons ATGCAGCACCCTCTAGAACTCAG AGGAAGATGTGCTGTGGTTAGAAAATGTGTAGCTAAATCCACAGGCCAAGAGTATGCAgctaaatttttaaagaaaaggagaagaggtCAAGACTGCAAAGCAGAGATTGTGCATGAAATTGCTGTCCTTGAATTAATGAAATCCAATCCTCGCATAGTTAATCTGCATGAAGTCTatgaaacagcaaatgaaatCATCTTAGTGTTGGAATA tgctgctggaggagaaatATTTGACTTGTGTGTCCCAGATCTGGATGACAGAATTGGTGAAAGGGATATTGTAAGGCTTATAAGGCAAATACTTGAAGGACTTTGCTGCTTGCATGAAAACAATATTGTTCATCTTGATTTAAAG cctcaaaatattttgctgagcAGCATCAATCCTCTTGGTGATGTAAAAATTGTGGATTTTGGGATGTCCCGGAAGCTTGAGAATTCCAATGAGCTGCGGCAGATCATGGGAACCACAGAGTATCTCG CTCCAGAAATCTTGAACTATGATCCTATTACCACAGCTACAGACATGTG GAACATCGGTGTCATCTCATACATGCTGCTGACACAAGAATCTCCATTTGTGGGAGCTGATATTCAAGAAACTTACCTTAATATATCTCAAGTTAATGTGGATTATtcagaagaaacattttcatcaGTTTCACAGCCTGCAAAAGACTTCATTCAAAAACTTCTCATAAAAAATCCAGA GGACAGGCCCACTGCAGCAGACTGTCTGTCCCATTCGTGGTTGCAGCAAGGAGAGCTCACGCTCCTGTGCAGCCCTGAAGAGAtttgctgctcctctcagctgcCAGGACACACAGCCAAGTGCTCAGAAGACTGGAGTGTAAAATCCAGCTGCAATGGGAGCTGCAGCGACAAGGAGGACAAGGAGAACATCCCAGAGGACAGCAGCACGCTCTCCAAACGCTTCCGCTTCGATGACTCGTTGCAGTATCCCCAAGACTTCGTGACAGACTTTGTGTGCTAA
- the STK17B gene encoding serine/threonine-protein kinase 17B isoform X1, whose product MSRRKLENKNLSGLLATSLHTPIKTDNFYNFYMLESKELGRGRCAVVRKCVAKSTGQEYAAKFLKKRRRGQDCKAEIVHEIAVLELMKSNPRIVNLHEVYETANEIILVLEYAAGGEIFDLCVPDLDDRIGERDIVRLIRQILEGLCCLHENNIVHLDLKPQNILLSSINPLGDVKIVDFGMSRKLENSNELRQIMGTTEYLAPEILNYDPITTATDMWNIGVISYMLLTQESPFVGADIQETYLNISQVNVDYSEETFSSVSQPAKDFIQKLLIKNPEDRPTAADCLSHSWLQQGELTLLCSPEEICCSSQLPGHTAKCSEDWSVKSSCNGSCSDKEDKENIPEDSSTLSKRFRFDDSLQYPQDFVTDFVC is encoded by the exons ATGTCGAGGAGAAAGCTGGAGAATAAAAACCTTTCTGGCTTGTTGGCCACATCTCTGCACACACCAATCAAGACAGATAACTTCTACAATTTTTACATGCTGGAATCAAAAGAGCTAGGAAG AGGAAGATGTGCTGTGGTTAGAAAATGTGTAGCTAAATCCACAGGCCAAGAGTATGCAgctaaatttttaaagaaaaggagaagaggtCAAGACTGCAAAGCAGAGATTGTGCATGAAATTGCTGTCCTTGAATTAATGAAATCCAATCCTCGCATAGTTAATCTGCATGAAGTCTatgaaacagcaaatgaaatCATCTTAGTGTTGGAATA tgctgctggaggagaaatATTTGACTTGTGTGTCCCAGATCTGGATGACAGAATTGGTGAAAGGGATATTGTAAGGCTTATAAGGCAAATACTTGAAGGACTTTGCTGCTTGCATGAAAACAATATTGTTCATCTTGATTTAAAG cctcaaaatattttgctgagcAGCATCAATCCTCTTGGTGATGTAAAAATTGTGGATTTTGGGATGTCCCGGAAGCTTGAGAATTCCAATGAGCTGCGGCAGATCATGGGAACCACAGAGTATCTCG CTCCAGAAATCTTGAACTATGATCCTATTACCACAGCTACAGACATGTG GAACATCGGTGTCATCTCATACATGCTGCTGACACAAGAATCTCCATTTGTGGGAGCTGATATTCAAGAAACTTACCTTAATATATCTCAAGTTAATGTGGATTATtcagaagaaacattttcatcaGTTTCACAGCCTGCAAAAGACTTCATTCAAAAACTTCTCATAAAAAATCCAGA GGACAGGCCCACTGCAGCAGACTGTCTGTCCCATTCGTGGTTGCAGCAAGGAGAGCTCACGCTCCTGTGCAGCCCTGAAGAGAtttgctgctcctctcagctgcCAGGACACACAGCCAAGTGCTCAGAAGACTGGAGTGTAAAATCCAGCTGCAATGGGAGCTGCAGCGACAAGGAGGACAAGGAGAACATCCCAGAGGACAGCAGCACGCTCTCCAAACGCTTCCGCTTCGATGACTCGTTGCAGTATCCCCAAGACTTCGTGACAGACTTTGTGTGCTAA